The DNA region CCACCACCTTTAGTTTCCTCACTCTGCTTAGCTACAACCAAGAAGCCCAGGTTTGGGAAACCGCCGCCGATGTGGCCTTTGGGCGTCGCGTGGTCGTAGGGCAGGGTGGCCTGGGGCTTGAACTCACTACTAGTACCGTCATCGACCCACAAGCCGCGACCTGGCTAGAGCAATTTGGTGACACCGCTCGCACGAGCACGGCCTACACGAACCAGCGTGTGATTGTGGTCACCGCACGACGTGAGAATCGGGTGGTCGGAATAGCAACCATAAATCGTGAAGGCCGTCTCGGCTGGGTAGAAAGCCTGTTCGTCGAGCCAAACCTGCGTCGCCAAGGCATCGGAACTTCCCTCTATCGACAAGCTATTTACGCCGCTCAAAGCCATGGGGTTGCACACATTCTGCCTGCTACACCACTAAAGTGACCTAAGCCCCTACTCATCGGTAGGCTACGGCCCGTAGGGTGCCAACGGTAACGGTTGCAATTTAGGAGCTTCGCCAACCATGACAGACAGCCCAGCTTCCCACCCCTTGGTCATCCAAGGAGGAATGGGCGTAGCAGTATCCGGTTGGCGGCTAGCCAAAGCAGTTGCAGAAGCAGGCCAGATGGGCGTGGTTTCCGGCACTGCCATCGACGCCGTACATGCCCGCACTCTCCAAGATGGCGACCCTACCGGTGACATCCGCCGTGCTTATGAACACTTTCCCATCCCCGGTGTGGCCGAACGTGTTCTAGAGCGCTGGTACCTACCAGAAGGTCGCCCACCAGGCCAGGGCTACAAGCCCCAGCCAATGCTTACCGCCAAGCCCACTCGCTCACACCTTGAGCTAATGGTGATCTCAAACTTTGGCGAGGTGTGGTTGGCCAAAGAAGGCCACGACGGCCCCATTGGCGTTAACTACCTCGAGAAGCTTCAGCTGTACACCCCCTCTTCGGCCTACGGTGCCATTTTGGCGGGTGTCGACGCCGTGATTATGGGTGCCGGTATTCCCTCGGCCATTCCCCGCTTGTTGCGTGATCTGACGGCCCTAAAGGAAGGTTCGCTACGCCTCGACGTGGAAGACAACCACGAGGGCCGTGAATTCTATGCTCGCTTCAATCCTGAATCGATAGGCATTCCAGAAACACCACTCACATGCCCCAAGTTCTACGCAGTCGTTTCGTCGGCTTCGCTGGGTAAGTTCTTGGCTCGTGACCCTGAAACTCGCCCCGACGGCCTAATTGTCGAAATGTCGACTGCTGGCGGTCACAACGCACCGCCGCGTGGTGGTATGAAGCTCGACGACGCTGGTGAACCGATTTATGGCAAGCGCGACCAAGTCGACCTCGAAGCCATTGCCAAGCTAGGACTTCCCTTCTGGCTGGCCGGTTCTTACGGCACGCCCGATGGGGTAGTAGCGGCCAAAGCCGCTGGAGCAGAAG from Acidimicrobiia bacterium includes:
- a CDS encoding nitronate monooxygenase, whose amino-acid sequence is MTDSPASHPLVIQGGMGVAVSGWRLAKAVAEAGQMGVVSGTAIDAVHARTLQDGDPTGDIRRAYEHFPIPGVAERVLERWYLPEGRPPGQGYKPQPMLTAKPTRSHLELMVISNFGEVWLAKEGHDGPIGVNYLEKLQLYTPSSAYGAILAGVDAVIMGAGIPSAIPRLLRDLTALKEGSLRLDVEDNHEGREFYARFNPESIGIPETPLTCPKFYAVVSSASLGKFLARDPETRPDGLIVEMSTAGGHNAPPRGGMKLDDAGEPIYGKRDQVDLEAIAKLGLPFWLAGSYGTPDGVVAAKAAGAEGVQVGTVFAFCEESGMTSELKSTVIDEVQAGTAKVKTDPRASSSGFPFKVVSVPYTVSEDDVYQQRDRVCDLGYLRVPYLRPNGVLGYRCSAEPVDDYVRKGGKEEDTVGRKCLCNGLVSTVGFGQVRYPEQSQVVGNADKPTAILTDDGGVVEPGIVTAGNAVYDITDILGEKGTYSAAEVVAYLLSLYEAEANCDSNAVPQVDLEAQKQDANQTSPASLIGTTSQ